The [Pseudomonas] carboxydohydrogena genome includes a window with the following:
- a CDS encoding TAXI family TRAP transporter solute-binding subunit, with amino-acid sequence MAVAAVLAFFALAGGITYYVLRPITLRIAVGPPSSDDVKVVQALSQAFARDHAHIRLRPVITEGAAQSAADLAQGKTDLAIVRADVDLPKNAGAVAFLRKNFAVIWVPGGSSKKPKITSIKQLAGKKIGVIGRTKANINLLNVILDQSGVSPDSVTLTQFSTVGISEALRNSKLDAYMAVGPLNSRITAEAIAATSRAGAEPRFLSLETADAIAQKFAAYDSGEIPAGTFNAAPPRPDDTVSTITVGHHFMARRSLSDTTIATFARQLFGSRQAVINEFPQSAKIETPDTDKDAAIPAHPGAAAFVDGEEKSFLDKYSDYMWGGIMLLSVMGSVIAWFGGYLRKDERVANSGLRERLLEMLTAARTCESMEELDAMQAEADTIMRETLHCFEDGAIEEGSLTAFSIALEQFHNAVADRKMFLINLPEKARGPRSAPPIQVA; translated from the coding sequence ATGGCGGTCGCCGCCGTGCTCGCGTTCTTCGCGCTCGCCGGCGGCATCACCTATTACGTGCTGCGGCCGATCACATTGCGCATCGCGGTCGGACCTCCCAGCAGCGATGACGTCAAGGTGGTGCAGGCGCTCAGCCAGGCATTCGCGCGCGACCATGCCCACATCCGTCTGCGGCCCGTCATCACCGAGGGCGCCGCGCAAAGCGCGGCCGATCTCGCGCAAGGCAAAACCGATCTCGCCATCGTGCGCGCCGATGTCGATCTGCCGAAGAACGCCGGCGCCGTCGCGTTCCTTCGCAAGAACTTCGCGGTGATCTGGGTGCCGGGCGGCAGCTCGAAGAAACCGAAGATCACCAGCATCAAGCAGCTCGCCGGCAAGAAGATCGGCGTGATCGGCCGCACCAAGGCCAACATCAATCTACTCAACGTCATTCTCGATCAGTCCGGCGTGTCCCCGGACTCGGTGACCCTCACCCAGTTCTCGACCGTCGGCATTTCCGAGGCGCTGCGCAACAGCAAGCTCGACGCCTACATGGCGGTCGGTCCCCTCAACAGCCGCATCACCGCCGAGGCGATCGCGGCGACGTCGCGCGCCGGTGCCGAACCGCGCTTCCTGTCGCTCGAGACGGCGGATGCGATCGCGCAGAAATTCGCCGCCTACGATTCCGGTGAAATTCCCGCGGGCACTTTCAACGCCGCGCCGCCGCGGCCCGACGACACCGTCAGCACCATCACCGTCGGCCATCACTTCATGGCGCGGCGCTCGCTGTCCGACACCACGATCGCCACCTTCGCCCGCCAGTTGTTCGGCTCGCGGCAGGCGGTCATCAACGAATTCCCGCAATCGGCCAAGATCGAGACGCCCGACACCGACAAGGATGCCGCCATTCCCGCGCATCCGGGAGCCGCCGCCTTCGTGGACGGCGAGGAAAAGAGCTTCCTCGACAAATACAGCGATTACATGTGGGGCGGCATCATGCTGCTCTCGGTGATGGGTTCGGTGATCGCCTGGTTCGGCGGCTATCTGCGCAAGGATGAGCGCGTCGCCAATTCGGGCCTGCGCGAACGGCTCCTCGAAATGCTCACCGCCGCCCGGACCTGCGAATCGATGGAGGAACTCGATGCCATGCAGGCCGAGGCCGATACCATCATGCGGGAAACGCTGCATTGCTTCGAGGACGGGGCCATCGAGGAGGGCTCGCTGACGGCCTTCAGCATCGCGCTGGAACAGTTCCATAATGCGGTCGCCGACCGGAAGATGTTCCTGATCAACCTGCCGGAAAAGGCCCGGGGGCCACGGTCCGCACCCCCCATCCAGGTCGCTTAA
- the typA gene encoding translational GTPase TypA yields MNLRNIAIIAHVDHGKTTLVDKLLQQSGVYRENQRITERAMDSNDLEKERGITILAKCTSVHWGETQINIVDTPGHADFGGEVERILSMVDGVIVLVDAAEGPMPQTKFVVGKALKLGLKPIVAINKVDRPDARVTEVVNEVFDLFAALDATDEQLDFPILYGSGKNGWMGNSETENDKGMTPLFELVLKHVAPPVVEEGPFRLLGTILEANPYLGRIITGRIASGSVKPNQAVKVLSRDGKTVETGRISKILAFRGLERQPIELAEAGDIVAIAGLTKGTVADTFCDPTVEEPIQAQPIDPPTVSMTFMVNNSPIAGTEGDKVTSRLIRDRLLREAEGNVALKVVEAADKDSMEVSGRGELQLAILIETMRREGFELAVSRPRVVLEKAANGQLQEPIEEVVIDVDEEFSGVVVQKMSERKAEMIEMKPSGGNRLRLVFYAPTRGLIGYQSELLTDTRGTAIMNRLFHGYAAYKGDIQGRRNGVLISNEQGEAVAYAMWKLEDRGPMMIEPGWRVYRGMIVGEHTRENDLEINVLKGKQLTNIRTTSKDEAVRLTPPIKMTLEKALSYIEDDELVEITPKSIRLRKRHLDPNERKRAEKQKEALAS; encoded by the coding sequence ATGAACCTGCGTAATATCGCGATCATCGCGCACGTCGACCATGGCAAAACCACTCTCGTGGACAAGCTGTTGCAGCAGTCCGGCGTCTATCGTGAGAACCAGCGCATCACCGAGCGCGCGATGGATTCCAACGATCTCGAAAAAGAGCGCGGCATCACCATTCTCGCCAAGTGCACCTCGGTGCATTGGGGCGAAACCCAGATCAACATCGTCGATACCCCCGGCCACGCCGATTTCGGCGGCGAGGTCGAGCGCATCCTGTCGATGGTCGACGGCGTGATCGTTCTCGTCGATGCCGCCGAAGGCCCGATGCCGCAGACCAAGTTCGTGGTCGGCAAGGCGCTCAAATTGGGATTGAAGCCGATCGTCGCCATCAACAAGGTGGACCGCCCCGACGCGCGCGTCACCGAAGTCGTCAACGAGGTGTTCGACCTGTTCGCGGCCCTCGACGCCACCGACGAGCAGCTCGACTTCCCGATCCTGTACGGCTCGGGCAAAAACGGCTGGATGGGCAATTCGGAGACCGAGAACGACAAGGGCATGACGCCGCTGTTCGAACTCGTGCTCAAGCACGTCGCGCCGCCGGTGGTCGAGGAAGGCCCGTTCCGCCTGCTCGGCACCATCCTCGAAGCCAACCCCTATCTCGGCCGCATCATCACCGGCCGCATCGCCTCCGGTTCGGTGAAGCCGAACCAGGCGGTGAAGGTGCTCTCGCGCGACGGCAAGACCGTCGAGACCGGACGCATCTCCAAGATCCTCGCCTTCCGTGGCCTCGAGCGGCAGCCGATCGAACTCGCCGAAGCCGGCGACATCGTCGCCATCGCGGGCCTGACCAAGGGCACCGTTGCCGACACCTTCTGCGATCCGACCGTCGAGGAGCCGATCCAGGCGCAGCCGATCGATCCGCCGACCGTGTCGATGACCTTCATGGTCAACAACTCGCCGATCGCGGGCACCGAAGGCGACAAGGTGACGAGCCGCCTGATCCGCGACCGCCTGCTGCGCGAAGCCGAAGGCAACGTCGCGCTGAAAGTGGTCGAAGCCGCCGATAAGGATTCCATGGAAGTGTCGGGACGCGGCGAATTGCAGCTCGCGATCCTGATCGAAACCATGCGCCGCGAAGGCTTTGAACTCGCCGTGTCGCGCCCGCGCGTCGTTCTCGAGAAGGCCGCCAACGGCCAGTTGCAGGAGCCGATCGAGGAAGTCGTCATCGACGTCGACGAGGAATTCTCCGGCGTCGTCGTGCAGAAGATGAGCGAGCGCAAGGCCGAGATGATCGAGATGAAGCCGTCCGGCGGCAACCGCCTGCGGCTGGTGTTCTACGCGCCGACCCGCGGCCTGATCGGCTACCAGAGCGAGCTTTTGACCGACACCCGTGGCACCGCGATCATGAACCGCCTGTTCCACGGCTATGCCGCGTACAAGGGCGACATTCAGGGCCGCCGCAACGGTGTGCTGATCTCCAACGAGCAGGGCGAAGCCGTCGCCTACGCGATGTGGAAGCTCGAGGATCGCGGCCCGATGATGATCGAGCCCGGCTGGCGCGTTTATCGCGGCATGATCGTCGGCGAGCACACCCGCGAGAACGATCTCGAGATCAACGTGCTCAAGGGCAAGCAGCTCACCAACATCCGCACCACCTCGAAGGATGAAGCGGTGCGCCTGACGCCCCCGATCAAGATGACGCTGGAAAAGGCGCTGTCCTACATCGAGGATGACGAGCTGGTGGAGATCACGCCGAAGTCGATCCGCCTGCGCAAGCGCCATCTCGACCCGAATGAGCGCAAGCGCGCGGAGAAGCAGAAGGAAGCTCTCGCGAGCTGA
- a CDS encoding 4a-hydroxytetrahydrobiopterin dehydratase, producing the protein MGGLLSEEARRDALAGLAGWSEAADGKALNRTFTFRDFNEAFGFMTRAALAAEKSDHHPDWRNVYKTVEVSLSTHDAGGVTARDVALAQVMNEIAMRLGV; encoded by the coding sequence ATGGGCGGGTTGCTTTCGGAGGAGGCGCGGAGGGATGCGCTGGCGGGTTTGGCGGGCTGGAGCGAGGCTGCGGACGGCAAGGCGCTGAACCGCACGTTCACGTTCCGGGACTTCAACGAGGCCTTCGGCTTCATGACCCGCGCGGCGCTGGCGGCGGAGAAAAGCGACCACCATCCCGATTGGCGCAATGTCTACAAAACCGTCGAGGTAAGCCTTTCCACCCACGATGCCGGGGGTGTCACCGCGCGCGACGTCGCGCTCGCCCAGGTGATGAACGAGATCGCAATGAGGCTCGGCGTGTGA